The genomic window ccgacagtgcccactccctcagcgctgaccctctctTTGAGTTCTTTCTGTTTCCCACTGGTCTCTCCGAATGTCAGTGATGTTGAAGGTCCTGAGCCCTGAGGGGCTATGCTGCAGGAAGGAGATATTTCGGCCCGCTTGGGCCATGCTGGCTGTTTGAGAGATGTCTCTCCCCCCGAGCCTGCAAATCTCTCCTTCGCAGTTCCTAATCTAGCTCCCCTTGACCGTGTGTGTTCATGGAAATGTTCTGTGCCCTCCCTTACACCCTTTCTCTCCGTTTCTGTCCAGACACATTTGCCAGTCGAGTGGCTGCTATCCAAGACCAGTATGCCGACGCTTCCATTGGTAATGTCACCGGGAGCAATGCCGTCAACGTCTTTCTGGGAATCGGGGTGGCCTGGTCCATCGCCGCTATCTACTGGGCCACCAAGGGACAGAAGTTCCAAGTGGAGCCTGGAAATCTGGCTTTCTCAGTCACCATCTTCACCATCTTCGCCTTCATCGCCATCGCCATCCTCATGTACCGGCGGCGACCGCAAATCGGAGGTGAACTCG from Chiloscyllium plagiosum isolate BGI_BamShark_2017 unplaced genomic scaffold, ASM401019v2 scaf_53377, whole genome shotgun sequence includes these protein-coding regions:
- the LOC122545209 gene encoding sodium/calcium exchanger 1-like, translated to MFCALPYTLSLRFCPDTFASRVAAIQDQYADASIGNVTGSNAVNVFLGIGVAWSIAAIYWATKGQKFQVEPGNLAFSVTIFTIFAFIAIAILMYRRRPQIGGELGGTRVSKTITSGFFVTLWLAYVILSSLEAYCHINGF